The DNA window TCCAGAATGCCGCTGGCGAGCGGTTGGCCGCTGCCCGGCTGCCGGAAGGTCTAGCCGGTGTCGCTCGGCTGCATGAGCTGGTCGCGGCGCACCTGCCCGAGCCCGATTCCGAGTCGGAGGGTGAGGTACTCGCGCAGGTGTGGGTGGGGATCGAGACCGAGCGTGGCCCGTGGGTGCAGGCGCTGGTGGCGGCGGGGTATCGGGTGTTCGCGATCAATCCCCGCCAGGTCGCCCGCTATCGGGAGCGGCACTCCAACGCCGGTGCGAAGAGCGACGCCGCGGACGCGCACGCGCTGGCGGACATGGTCCGCACCGATGGCCATCAGCTGCGCTCGATCGCCGGTGACACGGAGCTCGCGTCCGGGATCAAGGTCTTGTCCCGGGCGCACCAGCGGTTGATCCGTGACCGCACCCGTCAGGTGCTGCGGCTGCGTCAGAGCCTGTTGGAGTACTTCCCGGCGGCGTTGGACGCCTTCGACGACCTGACGCGCGCCGACACCGTGGAGCTGCTGGCCAAGGCGCCCGACCCGGACACCGCGGCCCGGTTGACCCGAGCCCAGATCAGCGCGGCGATGCGTCGGGCCCGGCGGCCCGGGATCGATGCCAAGACGGCCACGATGGCCGCGGCGCTGCGCCGGCCAGGGTTGACTCGCTCTGAGCCGGTCACCGCCGCCTTCGCTGCCGCGACCCGCTCGTTAGCCGCTGTGATCGCTGCACTGAACAGCGAGATCGCCACCCTGCAGCGGCAGCTGAGCGCGGAGTTCGAGCGGCACCCGGCCGCGGCGATCTACCGCAGCCAGCCCGGTCTCGGTCCGATCGTGGCCGCACGGGTGCTGGCCGAGTTCGGGGATGACCCCGACCGTTATGCCAGCGCGCGTTCGCGCAAGAACTACGCGGCGACCAGCCCGATCACCCGCCAGTCCGGGAAGAAGACCTCGGTGCACGCCCGCTACGTGCACAACGAGCGGCTTGTCGACGCCCTCGGGCGTCAGGCCCAGGGCGCGCTGGTCGGCTCGGTCGGGGCGCGGGCCTACTACGACCTGCAACGAGCGCGCGGGCTCGGGCACCGGGCCGCGCTGCGGCAGCTGGCCAACCGGCTGGTCGGGATCCTGCACGGCTGCCTCAAGACCGGGGCGCTCTACGACGAGACCACCGCCTGGGGCCACCGCTCCACCGAACCGACACCACCACCAGCTGCAGCTGACGCTGCCTGAACACAACCACACAGTCCACACAGGATTTATCAGAGCCCGGCGGGTCCGGTGCTGGTCGACGGCCCGGATTCTGCGGGCTCGCCCCTCACGCCTCAAGGGCGCCTTCGGCGTCGCTGACGCGACAGCCCTTCGGGCTGCCCCGGACCCGTGAGCCTCCGCGAGCCCTCCGGGCAGGCCCTAACGGGCAGGCGCAGCCAGCCCGCCCGACGGGCCGAGCCGACGACCAGCACCTACGAGCACCACAACCAACCGATCTTGACGACGGGACGGCCTGGGATGTCTCGGAGGCCGTGCTAGCCGCTCATGCGGTGGCGGGGTGAAGCGCCCGCCACCCCAAGGGGTCGGGCCGACAGGACCACAGCCCCGTTGGGCCACGCCGAGCCAGGAGCGCCAACGATGACCAGCACCCTGCAGACACACCTCGCAGCGCCGCCGGACCACGACAGCGGAGTGGTCGATCCAGGCCAGCTGCACTGCCCGAGCTGCCGGGAGCAGGTCCGGTGCGCACCTCCGCAGGGCTGGCCCGACCGCGCCGGCGCGGCGCCGCTGTTTTCCCACCCCGACGGCACCGTCCTGTGCCTCGACCAGGCCGGGCGGATCAACGAGCCGGTGGAGATCCGAGCATGAGCACCGCCACCGACGGTCGCGACGTTCACGCCGAGCTGGCTATGGAGGCACTGCTGCCCTGCGCGGGATCTGAGCCTCGGACCCACCACTGCCCGATCACCATCCGGCTCACCTGGAGCCCGAACGACCCGCTCCTGGCCACCGCATCGATCCCGACCAATACCGACCGCACCGTCGAATGGTCACTGAGCATCGACCTGCTCACCGCGGGACTGGACCACCCCGCCGGACTGGGCGACGTCTGCGTGCTGCCCGACCCAGCCGATCCGACCCGGGCCGAACTGGTCCTGTCCTCCGATACCGGCCGAATCTGCCTCGGCTTCGCCGTCGAGAACCTCATCGACTTCCTGGCCCGCATCGACTCCACCGCCACTCCGCCGGTGGTCTCCCCGAGCCGAGAGGAGGTGGACGCGATGTGTGCTGAGGGCTGTTACAAGGTCATGCGCAACGGCGTGTGGGTTTGCATCCGATGCAAGCAGTGACTCCGCCGCAGTGACGGGGCGCGGACGGGCCAGCAGGAATCTGGCCCGTCCGCGCTACCGACCCTATCCAGCACTGCCGGCCACGATCGCCCGCGCCATCCCGCCGGCCACGACCGGACCCAAACGATCCCGCGGAGGATCACCATGCCCATACCCAGCTCGAGCATCGACACCCGGCC is part of the Pseudonocardia sediminis genome and encodes:
- a CDS encoding SsgA family sporulation/cell division regulator, with translation MSTATDGRDVHAELAMEALLPCAGSEPRTHHCPITIRLTWSPNDPLLATASIPTNTDRTVEWSLSIDLLTAGLDHPAGLGDVCVLPDPADPTRAELVLSSDTGRICLGFAVENLIDFLARIDSTATPPVVSPSREEVDAMCAEGCYKVMRNGVWVCIRCKQ
- a CDS encoding IS110 family transposase, which produces MLFVGDDWAEDHHDVEIQNAAGERLAAARLPEGLAGVARLHELVAAHLPEPDSESEGEVLAQVWVGIETERGPWVQALVAAGYRVFAINPRQVARYRERHSNAGAKSDAADAHALADMVRTDGHQLRSIAGDTELASGIKVLSRAHQRLIRDRTRQVLRLRQSLLEYFPAALDAFDDLTRADTVELLAKAPDPDTAARLTRAQISAAMRRARRPGIDAKTATMAAALRRPGLTRSEPVTAAFAAATRSLAAVIAALNSEIATLQRQLSAEFERHPAAAIYRSQPGLGPIVAARVLAEFGDDPDRYASARSRKNYAATSPITRQSGKKTSVHARYVHNERLVDALGRQAQGALVGSVGARAYYDLQRARGLGHRAALRQLANRLVGILHGCLKTGALYDETTAWGHRSTEPTPPPAAADAA